The Diceros bicornis minor isolate mBicDic1 chromosome 18, mDicBic1.mat.cur, whole genome shotgun sequence sequence CCCCTTCCCCCGTCTAGCATAGGTAGACTATGTGGAAAACATATTCTAATAATTGCTAAACCATTAAAATTGGGCTGCagcaatttctttttttgcatgGAAGTAACTCAAGACCAGTTagcattgcatttttaaaatttacttgcaGACTTGAGCTGGGAAATCCATTGGCCTATACCACAGATGCTAAAAGTCACAAAAACTGTATGTTCTGTCTTGCTCTTTTAAAGACTGAATTTGGAAGGAGAAAAGTGGTTTTGCCTAGGGGTGGCTGTAAAAGCATCAGGAATCCACTGAAAAGCTGGAGAGAAGGGTCCAATTGTAGTATGCTCCCTTTAAGAAGGAAACAAGATTAGCAACCTTGGCAAATTTGTGGCTTCTATTCAGCGGAAAGAGAAGAGTGAacagtatcaaaaaaaaaaaaaaaaaagatggatgtTTTGAGACAAAGGCAGAAGCAATTTTATACCTAATTGAAAGCTTACCTGGGAATGGTTTTAACTCCTCTGGGgttaagaaagattttttttttctcgcaAGACTAAAGGTGGAGCTAGGATAAAAAAGTTGAATTTGAAATAGTGTCCCTGTCAGTTCTGTGCTGTCCGGGGAAGTACATGAGGAAGAAAAATCTccgtggaagagagagaaaggctgGAGGTGAGGGACTACCTATTATAGAAACCAGAATGTAAGTTATGTTTTCACATGAAGGTAGAAATTCTTAACTGCCTTCTTCTAAAGAAAATCATCTGACTTAATCAGAAAGCTTCTAAGACTGCTAGACAAATATCTgaattatattttgactttttataacatagattattttgttttctaaatgtctTCATGCCAGAAGAGTctataaaaataagagaaaatttttttatCTCAGGTCAGAAAAGGTTATGAAACTTCATCTGGGATAATCATAGTGTTGACTTAAGCCTTATGCATATATGAAAATGGTATTTTCTCTAATTGCATATTTTCTTCCTGTAATGACTGAGTTGAATTCTAAACTGAAATGAGTAATCAATACTGAATGTCTATCGTTCAAGTGAAGTCTTAGCTATTTCAGATGGCTTAAAATTGCTTCAAGTTTGGCAAATTGCTGTCAAGATGGAAATTAATAGCCAAAGCTAAactgtgtttaattttctttttttttttccccaggtctTAACTGAAAACCCAAATTGACAAATAGCAACACACCTAGAACTATTACAACTGCAAAACTCAGCTGGATGCCTGAAGGGTACAGGAAAGCATGAGCTACTACGGCAGCAGCTATCGGATTGTAAACGTGGACCCCAAATACCCAGGCTACCCCGCAGAGCACATTATAGCCGAGAAGAGAAGAGCAAGAAGACGTCTGCTCCACAAAGATGGCAGCTGTAATGTGTACTTCAAGCACATTTTTGGAGAATGGGGGAGCTATGTGGTGGACATTTTCACCACTCTTGTAGACACTAAGTGGCGCCATATGTTTGTGATATTTTCTTTATCATATATCCTCTCCTGGTTGATATTTGGCTCTATCTTTTGGTTAATAGCCTTCCATCATGGAGATCTGCTAAATGATCCCGATATCACACCTTGTGTTGACAACGTCCATTCTTTTACAGCGGCGTTCTTATTCTCCCTTGAGACCCAAACCACCATAGGTTATGGTTACCGCTGTGTCACTGAAGAATGCTCCATGGCAGTGCTCATGGTGATACTTCAGTCCATTTTAAGCAGCATCATAAATACCTTCATCATTGGAGCCGCCTTGGCCAAAATGGCAACTGCTCGAAAGAGAGCCCAAACCATTCGGTTCAGCTATTTTGCGCTCATAGGCATGAGAGATGGGAAGCTTTGCCTCATGTGGCGCATTGGTGATTTCCGACCAAACCATGTGGTAGAAGGCACAGTTAGAGCCCAGCTTCTCCGCTACACAGAAGACAGTGAAGGGCGGATGACAATGGCATTTAAAGACCTCAAGTTAGTCAATGACCAGATCATCCTCGTCACGCCAGTAACTATCGTTCATGAAATTGACCACGAGAGCCCTCTGTATGCCCTTGACCGAAAAGCAGTGGCCAAAGATAACTTTGAGATTTTGGTGACGTTTATCTACACTGGTGATTCCACTGGGACATCCCATCAATCCAGAAGTTCCTATGTTCCCCGAGAAATTCTCTGGGGCCATAGGTTTAATGATGTCTTGGAAGTTAAGAGAAAGTATTACAGAGTGAACTGTTTGCAATTTGAGGGAAGTGTTGAAGTCTATGCTCCCTTTTGCAGTGCCAAACAATTGGACTGGAAAGACCAGCAGCTCCACAACACGGAGAAAGCCCCACCAGTCCGAGGATCCGGCTCATCAGACATCAAGGTTAGAAGAAGGTCATTTAGTGCAGCTGCCATTGTCAGCAGCTGTGAAAACCCGGAGGAGATCACCACCTCTGCCACGGATGAGTGTAAGGAAGCACCTTATCAGAAAGCTCTCCTGACTTTAAATAGAATCTCTGTAGAATCCCAAATGTAGTCCTAAATTATGTTTACCAGGGCTACCACTCAATCATTTTACTCTTAGCCCATCACCTTAAGGCAAGTAGTTATAATCAAGGTTTTTAAAGAACGGTTATAGTATGTTTGATAGTGATGGGGGATAAGAGCAGGTTAAACTtgataaaagtttaaaattacaCAGTATCCAGTcatttaagctttttttttttttttttggctggcaaATTTTGTACTAGGGAAGCTGTTAAGAACCTAATTGATTAACTTAAATTTCATCTCCTTTTATTATCCCATATACTTGTATCTTGAATTGGAGGTGTAATATTCAGTAATGGTGATCAAAGGTAGGGtattggaataaataaaaatgggaagACAGGCAGCCAGCAtgaataacaaatttttaaatgtatcaaaATCAATAGCATAATGAGTAGTTTCCTATAAAAGCGTCATGTCGTCTAACCAACATATGCaagatatgcattcagtagatgGTAATGTGGAGATATTTAACTGTGAAATTAACTGGTGGGTACCATGTTTGCCCCTCATAGTGTCTTGATATCAGCAGGCAGAGGTAGTGGCTGTAAGAAATAGGCAATGTCACCAATTCAGACAGTTCTACTGCCACTTGCCCAGGTAATGATCAATGAGTCCTAGAAGCTATTTTTTCTCTAACCCATGAGGCAGAAGAAAAGTTGACATTATTATTTAGAG is a genomic window containing:
- the KCNJ16 gene encoding inward rectifier potassium channel 16; the protein is MSYYGSSYRIVNVDPKYPGYPAEHIIAEKRRARRRLLHKDGSCNVYFKHIFGEWGSYVVDIFTTLVDTKWRHMFVIFSLSYILSWLIFGSIFWLIAFHHGDLLNDPDITPCVDNVHSFTAAFLFSLETQTTIGYGYRCVTEECSMAVLMVILQSILSSIINTFIIGAALAKMATARKRAQTIRFSYFALIGMRDGKLCLMWRIGDFRPNHVVEGTVRAQLLRYTEDSEGRMTMAFKDLKLVNDQIILVTPVTIVHEIDHESPLYALDRKAVAKDNFEILVTFIYTGDSTGTSHQSRSSYVPREILWGHRFNDVLEVKRKYYRVNCLQFEGSVEVYAPFCSAKQLDWKDQQLHNTEKAPPVRGSGSSDIKVRRRSFSAAAIVSSCENPEEITTSATDECKEAPYQKALLTLNRISVESQM